The following proteins come from a genomic window of Pyxidicoccus sp. MSG2:
- a CDS encoding TolB family protein, which yields MSQRPFRFLAALSTAFLLAACGGDDDDGDSGGLTRTTLKAAADQYWGAPRFSPDSSRIAFVRALEQGDTYEVAVMKADGTDVRMLANDGTYLTGIAWSPDGTRLYYSGDEGIFSIPAAGGTAVREYDAFAASALDVSPDGKKLVYGVNGSGLSILDLTTHTVQPLKDDGSAPAFSPDGKRLAYVDSPEFDVHEIRVLTLATGESSLVTADASYLSTADWLPDGRLAALAGDGISLFDLSGATPKGTLVRDQFAAKELDVSPDGKKMVYAINGQADLYVLTGF from the coding sequence ATGTCGCAGCGTCCCTTCCGCTTCCTCGCCGCCCTGTCCACCGCGTTCCTGCTCGCCGCCTGCGGCGGGGATGACGACGACGGGGACTCCGGCGGGCTCACCCGCACCACGCTGAAGGCCGCGGCCGACCAGTACTGGGGCGCGCCGCGCTTCTCGCCGGACAGCTCCCGCATCGCCTTCGTGCGCGCGCTCGAGCAGGGCGACACGTACGAGGTGGCGGTGATGAAGGCGGATGGCACCGACGTCCGCATGCTGGCCAACGACGGCACCTACCTGACGGGCATCGCATGGAGCCCGGACGGCACCCGTCTCTACTACTCCGGCGACGAGGGCATCTTCAGCATCCCCGCCGCGGGCGGCACGGCGGTGCGGGAGTACGACGCCTTCGCCGCCTCGGCGCTGGACGTGTCGCCGGACGGCAAGAAGCTCGTCTATGGCGTCAATGGCAGCGGGCTGTCCATCCTCGACCTGACGACGCACACGGTGCAGCCGCTGAAGGACGACGGCTCGGCGCCAGCCTTCTCGCCGGACGGCAAGCGGCTGGCGTACGTCGACAGCCCGGAGTTCGACGTGCATGAGATTCGCGTCCTCACGCTCGCCACGGGGGAGAGCTCCCTGGTGACGGCCGACGCCAGCTACCTGTCCACGGCGGACTGGCTGCCCGACGGCCGGCTCGCCGCCCTCGCCGGGGACGGCATCTCCCTCTTCGACCTGTCGGGCGCGACGCCGAAGGGCACGCTGGTGCGCGACCAGTTCGCGGCGAAGGAGCTGGATGTCTCCCCGGACGGCAAGAAGATGGTGTACGCCATCAACGGGCAGGCCGACCTCTACGTGCTGACGGGCTTCTGA
- the hemF gene encoding oxygen-dependent coproporphyrinogen oxidase, producing MTTVDVESLKQRMAAFTLTLQDEICGALERLDGTARFREDPWTRPGGGGGRSRVLEDGAVLEKAGVNTSIVYGELEEQFAQKLQGEGRTFWAGGISLVLHPRNPHVPTVHANYRFIHQGGKAWFGGGADLTPYYLYEEDAAHFHRTHQAACDRHDAAYYPRFKAACDKYFHLRHREESRGVGGIFFENMGGELEKEFAFVQDCGRAFLAAYLPIAERRKDTPVTEAQRFWQEVRRGRYVEFNLVYDRGTVFGLETRGRTESILMSLPPQVRWRYDHHPEPGSWEARLVEVLRHPRDWAGG from the coding sequence ATGACGACGGTGGACGTGGAGAGCCTCAAGCAGCGGATGGCCGCCTTCACGCTGACGCTGCAGGACGAAATCTGCGGCGCGCTGGAGCGGCTGGACGGCACGGCGCGCTTTCGCGAGGACCCGTGGACCCGTCCCGGCGGCGGCGGCGGGCGCAGCCGCGTGCTGGAGGACGGCGCCGTGCTGGAGAAGGCCGGCGTCAACACGTCCATCGTGTACGGCGAACTGGAGGAGCAGTTCGCCCAGAAGCTCCAGGGAGAGGGCCGCACCTTCTGGGCGGGCGGCATCTCCCTGGTGCTGCACCCGCGCAACCCGCACGTGCCCACCGTGCACGCCAACTACCGCTTCATCCACCAGGGCGGGAAGGCGTGGTTCGGCGGCGGCGCGGACCTGACGCCGTATTACCTCTATGAAGAGGACGCGGCGCACTTCCACCGCACGCACCAGGCCGCGTGTGACAGGCACGACGCGGCGTACTACCCGCGCTTCAAGGCCGCGTGTGACAAGTACTTCCACCTGCGCCACCGCGAGGAGTCGCGCGGCGTGGGCGGCATCTTCTTCGAGAACATGGGCGGTGAATTGGAGAAGGAGTTCGCCTTCGTGCAGGACTGCGGCCGGGCCTTCCTCGCCGCGTACCTGCCCATCGCCGAGCGGCGCAAGGACACGCCCGTCACCGAGGCCCAGCGCTTCTGGCAGGAGGTGCGGCGCGGGCGCTACGTGGAGTTCAACCTCGTCTATGACCGGGGCACCGTCTTCGGCCTGGAGACGCGCGGACGCACGGAGTCCATCCTCATGTCGCTGCCGCCGCAGGTGCGCTGGCGCTATGACCACCATCCCGAGCCCGGCTCCTGGGAGGCGCGGCTGGTGGAGGTGCTCCGCCACCCGCGCGACTGGGCGGGGGGCTGA